The following proteins come from a genomic window of Sorghum bicolor cultivar BTx623 chromosome 3, Sorghum_bicolor_NCBIv3, whole genome shotgun sequence:
- the LOC8057778 gene encoding long chain base biosynthesis protein 2d encodes MLLSPQGYAPICLGLEDFYTRRLYLRIQDCFGRPIASAPDAWFDVVERYSNDCNKTLHRTTATTKCLNLGSYNYLGFAAADEYCTPRVIESLKKYSASTCSVRVDGGWCLFLSN; translated from the exons ATGTTGCTTTCTCCGCAGGGCTACGCGCCGATCTGCTTGGGTCTAGAGGATTTCTACACGCGCCGCCTCTATCTCCGCATCCAG GACTGCTTTGGCCGGCCGATTGCCAGTGCGCCAGATGCTTGGTTCGATGTGGTTGAGCGCTACTCAAATGACTGCAACAAGACACTCCA TCGTACCACAGCAACAACCAAATGCCTTAACTTGGGTTCCTATAACTATCTTGGTTTCGCTGCGGCTGATGAGTACTGCACCCCTCGTGTTATTGAGTCACTGAAGAAATATTCGGCTAGCACGTGCAGTGTTCGAGTTGACGGAGGTTGGTGCTTATTTTTATCAAACTGA